Genomic window (Tautonia rosea):
GTCGCCATCTTCGTCCCAGCGGAGGTAGTGGCAAACATAGAGGTCGAGATCGCCGTCGCCGTCGAGGTCGGCGAACGCGGCCGAGGTCGGCCAGTCGCGATCGCCGCCAAGGTCAGCGGCATCGGTGATGTCCTCGAACGTGCCGTCCCCTCGGTTGCGGTAGAGGGCATACGATCGCCATCGGGTGATGAACAGATCGGGATGCCCGTCGTTGTCGATGTCGCCGACAGCCGCGCCGTGGCCGTAGCCGCCAGGCATCGACGCGATCCCAGAGGATTCGGAGACGTCTTCAAACGTGCCGTCTCCCCGGTTGCGGTAAAGGCGGTCGGCGTTGGGAGCGTTGGCGGGGGGAGGGAACGGGCCGGCCTGCACGGCGTAGCAGTCGAGCCAGCCGTCGCCGTCGAAGTCGAACAGAGCGACGCCCCCCGCGCCGGTCTCGGGAAGGACGAGGCGGCCGGGGATCTGGCCGTTGTCGTGCTGGAAGTCGAGCCCGGCCGAGGCGGAGACGTCTTCGAATCGAGGGATGAGCACGTCGGCCGATCGCGATCGCGATCGAGGTTCCTCCGTGGTGCGCGAGGCGATCCCGGGAAGCAGCTCGGCGAGCGTTCGAGGGTCGCGAGCGTTCGATGCGACCGCCGCGACCTCGGCCGGGCGGCCCTCGGCCAGCGATCGCCAGGCGTCGGCATCGAAGCGGCGGCCGAGGGCTTCGGCCGTTTCCGCGAGGGCAGGGGCCTGGCTGAGAGGATCGTCGCCCAGGATCAAGGCAACGTAGTCCTCGCGATGCTGTTCGAGCCGAGCGCGCTTGGCGCGATAGCGGCTCGAATCATCGGGGCGGCCCTCCTCGGCGGCAAGGGCGGCGAGGCGATCGAGGACCTCGGTCTGGCCGGGAGTCATCTGGTCGACCTGTTCGAGGCTTGACCGTTCGAGGGCTCGGTCGCCATTGCGGCGGGCGAACCAGGCGCGGAGCCGGAGGATCTCGGGCTCGGAATCAGGAGCGTAGGGCAGGTGGGTGAGTGCTTCTGCGGCGTCGGCGGGGCGATCGGCGGCGAGGGCCCAGTCGAGCCGAGCCCGCCAGACGACCGGGTCGTTTGGTCGGCGGTCGAGGCAGCGGTCGAGCCAGTTTTTCGCCTCATCGAACCGACCGGATCGGGTGGCGAGGTGGGCCAGGCCAAGCCAGACTCGGTCGTCGTCCGGGGCGAGGCGTTGGGCTTCGGCAAGGTCTCGGCGAACGGTCTCGACGGGGAAGGGGTCGACGTCGAGCCAGTAGAGGACCTTGAGCGCCTCGATCGGCTCGGGGTGCTCGGCGAGGCCGTCACGGAAGATGCGGCTGGCCTCGTTGAATCGTCCCTGAGGGCGGAGCAATCGGACGAGTTCCCAGCGGGCGATCGGCCGGTGAGCCCCGGCAATGGCGATCGCGTCGAACAGACGTTCCTCGGCCTCGGCGAGCCGGCCGCGCTGCTGATCGATCTCGGCCCACTGGACGAGAGCGGGGCCGAGGTCGGGGGAGTCGGCGGGGATGCGTTGCCAGGCCTCCTCGGCGCGGGAGGGGTTGCCGAGCTGCTGTTCACAGAGGCCGAGCAGGTAGAGGGCTTCGCCGTGAGTTGGTCGGGATTCGGCGAGTTCGGCGAGCTGTCGGCGAGCGGTGGCGAGTCGGCCGTCGAGCACGGCCGCTCGGGCCTCGCTCAGCGATTGCTCGAAGCGCTGATTTCGCGCATCGAGGAGGAACCAGAGGATCACACCGAAGCCTCCGGCCAGCCCAAGAGCGGCTAGCCCGGCCCATCGCGGTCGCATGGTCAAGGGTCTCGGTCGAAGTCCAGGGCGGAGGAGGGTGCCCATCGGGCGCAAGCCGATCGCCGGCGGCCCCGTTGACATCATCAAGGAGCCGCCGGCGATCTGGCAAGGGAATCAGGCGAGCGGGATCAATCAGAACTGATCGGCGCTGATGATCTCGCCACCGTTGCGGGTGTGCAGGGCCTGCCAGACGCCGTACGGGGGAAGCGGTCCACCGACGCCGGTGTAGGGATTCTGGCGGCCGTTCCACTGGACCTGGAACGGATTCCAGGACTGGACCGAGTCCTTGATGAAGCGGACCGAGCCGTCAACCATGGCCGTGTTCACGCCGCCGGGGTGGAAGCTGTTGGCGGTGTGCTTCAGGTTTCGGCCGGTGCCGCACTGCTCGACGAAGTAGCAGGGGACGGCGTCGCCGGCCTGGACCGACTTGAAGAAGTTCGGCGGGAAGATGGCGGCATAGGTGGTGTCGCCGATCATGCCGGAGGACCACCAGTTCGGGCCGAACGGGGCGGTGCCGGCGGCGATCCGACCGTAGGACTTGTCGGAGGCCATGACGGTGTTGCTGGTGCCGTCTCGGATGTCCTGAATCCGGGTCACGCGGCCGTTGGCGCAGCCCGGGGCGTCGGGAGCGTTGGGGCGGCCGGCGTGGGCGAAGATGCCCTGGTTCTGGCCGATGAGGGCCTGGGGCACGTCGCAGCGAGCGGCGTGGTAGTAGAGCACGCCCGCGTTGCCGGCGTAGCTGCTGTAGGTCATCGGCATCGGGATGCCGTCCCAGCCGTTCCCGTTGGTGTCGGTGCTGCCGACGCCGCCGTTCTTCCGAAGGCCGATGACCTCGGAGTCGCTCGGGCACCAAAGGGTGTTGACCGAGTGGCCATTGAGCGTGTGGTTGGCAGCAATATAGATGAACAAGTCCTGGTTCAGGGCGTTGAAGACCGCACCCTGCTCGTAGAATTGCGACATGGCCACCCACTGGCCGAAGTTCTGGCGAACGAACCCCCCGGTCTCACGGCGCTGGTAGAAGTCTCCCATGGGGAAGCTTCCGTTGACGTCGTGATAGTTCTGCATTGCCAGGGCGATTTGCTTCAGGTTGTTGGTGCACTGGGCGCGACGAGCGGCTTCACGGGCCGACTGCACCGCCGGCAGCAGCAGGGCGATCAGGACGCCGATGATGGCGATGACCACGAGCAATTCGATCAGGGTAAAGCCGCGGCGAGCCGCAGTCGAACGGAGTGA
Coding sequences:
- a CDS encoding FG-GAP-like repeat-containing protein; the encoded protein is MRPRWAGLAALGLAGGFGVILWFLLDARNQRFEQSLSEARAAVLDGRLATARRQLAELAESRPTHGEALYLLGLCEQQLGNPSRAEEAWQRIPADSPDLGPALVQWAEIDQQRGRLAEAEERLFDAIAIAGAHRPIARWELVRLLRPQGRFNEASRIFRDGLAEHPEPIEALKVLYWLDVDPFPVETVRRDLAEAQRLAPDDDRVWLGLAHLATRSGRFDEAKNWLDRCLDRRPNDPVVWRARLDWALAADRPADAAEALTHLPYAPDSEPEILRLRAWFARRNGDRALERSSLEQVDQMTPGQTEVLDRLAALAAEEGRPDDSSRYRAKRARLEQHREDYVALILGDDPLSQAPALAETAEALGRRFDADAWRSLAEGRPAEVAAVASNARDPRTLAELLPGIASRTTEEPRSRSRSADVLIPRFEDVSASAGLDFQHDNGQIPGRLVLPETGAGGVALFDFDGDGWLDCYAVQAGPFPPPANAPNADRLYRNRGDGTFEDVSESSGIASMPGGYGHGAAVGDIDNDGHPDLFITRWRSYALYRNRGDGTFEDITDAADLGGDRDWPTSAAFADLDGDGDLDLYVCHYLRWDEDGDTTCLDPDDPTKYACNPIDFPALPDRVFRNDDGRFVEVTQEAGFAVTPGRGLGVVAADVDDDGRIDLFVANDMTADLLFMNRGDFQFEEVGAVAGIAANAHGNYQAGMGTAVGDLDGDARLDLLVTNYYEESTSFFRNLGGGFFADQTSEINLKAPSRHLLGFGLTLLDANLDGRLDLLSANGHVHDGRPSYPWKMPPQLLLGGPDGRLIDPGPTPGPAFDRLSLGRGLAVGDVDNDGRPDAILQAQNDPLVFLHNQTEGAGHAIALRLEGTKSNRDGVGAIVTVEAGGHRQIATRFGGGSYQSASDGRLLFGLGEAETVDSLEIRWPSGRVDQFNALDADTGYLFREGEPAPRALPGFSSHEQETP
- a CDS encoding DUF1559 domain-containing protein — protein: MPSLRSTAARRGFTLIELLVVIAIIGVLIALLLPAVQSAREAARRAQCTNNLKQIALAMQNYHDVNGSFPMGDFYQRRETGGFVRQNFGQWVAMSQFYEQGAVFNALNQDLFIYIAANHTLNGHSVNTLWCPSDSEVIGLRKNGGVGSTDTNGNGWDGIPMPMTYSSYAGNAGVLYYHAARCDVPQALIGQNQGIFAHAGRPNAPDAPGCANGRVTRIQDIRDGTSNTVMASDKSYGRIAAGTAPFGPNWWSSGMIGDTTYAAIFPPNFFKSVQAGDAVPCYFVEQCGTGRNLKHTANSFHPGGVNTAMVDGSVRFIKDSVQSWNPFQVQWNGRQNPYTGVGGPLPPYGVWQALHTRNGGEIISADQF